The genome window aaatattaatttgCCAGCTTTTGATTTCTCAAGTTCTTGGCAAATCCTGCAGCCTTCAATGTGTTCCGGAGTGATAAACTTTCTCGCCGAAGCAGAATACACGTTTCGACCGATTGTACCGTGATAATATTTTAAGAAAGGCTTCTCCTCAACCAGAAGGGCTATATTCTGCACACGGTTTAACGACTGATTCTTGACGGACAAGTACATATCCATCCATGGGCCATCGGGAGTCTCATGAAAGTTCGGGTTTCGATGTTCTTCACGTGATCCGTCTTCCACTTTCAACCATCTTGTTGTTTGACCATCAATGTAgcgaatgtttttgaaaagtttcattgaTTCATTTCTTGAAGGAATAGTTGTGAAAATTATCACATCGACTTTGACAAATGTTGGCACAATCCTCCAAATTAGTGTTGTTATGTCAATAATATTACTTTCCGTTGAAGAAAGATTCCCAGACTTGATATTTTGAGTTTCGCCGTTGGGAATAAAAGTCTGGCACAATTAATTATTCTACCATATTCTACTTCTTCTTTAACTACATTTGTCATATTAATGTGAAGAGACGAAAAGTTCAAATCCTGGAATCCTTCTCGTTCAAGTCCGTAGAAGTCTAGATCGTTGAAATGTCCACGATGATAGTTAAAATGGGTTAAGTGCAAATTGATGTCATCACTGatggtttcaaatttcaattcaattgaTATTGGTTtcaactttctcaaaaattcgaataaaatttcacGCGGCACAGTGTGTATTCTTGAATTCTCTCtcataaaaaatcgatgttttgGCTTGTGGAGTACAAGAATAAGATGATCACATGTGAAAGATGGAATAAAATCATGGGCATATTTCAGTACACTTTGTGacgtttccattttttcaattgatagATCGGCAATGAAATGGAGCAGTCTGGAAAgttggtgttttttttcggacactgatttttattgtattttttagaaaattgtttgaaggAACTACTTgagaaataaataaacatttataCACAATGTTTAAACTAACTTACTTATCAGAAATAATCAACTCCTTAAAATGTTTCTCGTTGACTCGGCTTTCAGTCATCATATGAAATTGAAGTGGGCcatatttttggcatttttcagctATCATTGTACAATGTTTGCATCCTCTCGGGCATAAACAGTCCATTCCAATGAATTCTGTGATTCTACCACCTGAAACGAAAATTACACCAAATAATCAGATGAAGttagcaattttcaattgagtttaaatttttcagccgaCAAGTATTCTACAAGTAATTAcatatttctaaaaacttatAATCTCCAATGAGTTCTTCCATGATAATTTTATGAGCATTCGTAAGATCCCAGTGTTTCAAACTATTCATTTTCTTCACTTCGAGTTTTTTTACCCTCACATTGCACAAGGTTTTTAAGAACctggaaaaaatccaattttatgagtttagttttcagaaaaaaacaactaaatactcaataaaactttattccaaaaaattggttttccaaaaaaagtatagttttttttatatttaaaaataatccaaaaataaaCCAAACTCGCTTTAAATGCTCATAAAATTTATGTTCtgtacaatattttttattgacagtAACCcctttattcattttaatttcatcctcgttgaaaaatataaatgggAATCGATTTTGTTCGTTTGCTTCAATTGTGACTTTTTCATGGGATTTTTGTAGTGCTGCTATGCATCCTTTATTGAACAATTTATTGACTAgctgaaaatagtttattaATAATGTTTTTAGAGCCAGTAAATGAAACAAACCTGACAACAAATTGTGTAATTGATTTTATGTTGTATTTGCTtttaccaaaaacattttaactgATCTACATTTTCCctaatgaaaattgttgttcAAATCAGGTCACAAACGACTGGAAAATGACGGAATATCatataaaaaaacttactcgAAGTTCTTGAAagttatcaaaactttttgtgtgCTGTATAATGTTATTCACAATTAATCCTATATGGAAAACTTTTTCCACAAGTTCTGTCGTGTCCTTCATAACTATTGGTTCTTTATTGGGTcctaaataaaaacattttgaatcaaGAAAACTAAACGATTGTACAGAAATATGTGGGTGAGATGTGAAAtctaaagcaaaaaaatattggtgaAGAGAAGAAACATCGATATGCACACCGGAATACCCAGAATCTTACACTAAATAGAGGTCAACTCAGCTGACCGCGCTTTGTGTAAAGCAGGGATGTGCGGCGATTGTTTTCGGCAAACGCACAAAACggtttatttaaataatttaatctaactttttttaatccaaaattaatatagaaatgtagaaaaaggtTTGCTCCATCTTAAATTGAGAAcagattttgttgaaaagcttcaaaaacgCCTCAAATGGTGCCTGAAAGTTGCTGGTTGCCGAAAAAGTATCGCTAAACGGCTTTGGCAAAACTACGTTTAGTCACGAGACGTCTGCCTGTCTACAAGGTGGTGGATAGGCAGGCACATAGCCAGACATTGAAAGCCTACCTACCTGATATTAAATCTCATATATGACAGCTAGAAAAGTAttctttattaatttttcgaaaaacctgCGCGAACAGGAGAAAATAATAAGATAGTGTAATTATGATAATGTGAAGCTAGTATATTAGTACAAAAAGgggaataaaattttatgtacgtattatatataatatatgtatataaaaGCTATGGTAAATAAAAGAACACAAAGAAAATAGAACATATAAAAGGTACTGGttaaatcatatttttctaacTGCGATCTTATACAAGCAACGCAGAGGGATCtgctagaaaaatcgagataaATTGCTAATAGGCAAAAGGGAACTATTTAATACTGCTCCAACAAATCTTCGGTCTTGACTGTGCAGCGTTTTCGAAGTACTTGTAAGAAAATATGCGTTTTTGACTCTTAACAGTCACACTTTCATCCATaacttttggaaacaaatGCTCAATGGTGTATGAATCCTTCACCGATTCATTTATAGTTTTTCGGAGGATATCCAGCAACGTGAAGGTTATGATATGATTGATCGGAATATTATATTGAATTACAAGAAATGGTGATGAAGGATTTGAACCAAAGGTGAAGGTTTCATCGTCtggaattaaattaaatttataaatagtCAGCTGATTATTTCATAATCATAGTGTTTCACTCACTGAACAAAATGTCATAGAGTTTTGTCAAATACTCCGTGCCGGGAGCTTGTCCCATCCATAAATGAAAGGTGTAACTGACAATGATCCTAGCTGAaggaattcattttttgggaatgTTGTACACTAGTACTTACACTTTGAAGACAGAAGTGGTGCTTTGAATCTCAAGACTCTTTTCGTATAGAACATCATATTGACCCGAGACTCGCAAGATATTATAAACTTTCCACACTTGTAAATACCATCGTCTTCTGGAATTGTAGGAAAATAGAAATTGTCCTCTCCTTGAGTGCCGCTGATTGTCACGATCATTCGAATATCATTGTCGTACATCATTTGCCAATAACTTTGTTCTTGTTCAATCCATGCGAAAACACAGCCGTTGTATTTTGGACCTAGAGACGGAAATCCCACAAATGTTCCATACATGAATTTGTATTTAATCTCTCTTTTTGAATGCGCAGAACCATCATTTGGTAACactggaaaaatctgaattcggAACTCACTAATTTTGTGTCCAGCCAAAGAGGTGCAATCCACATTTTGCAGAAtgaatttccataatttcaaattaattgatCCCCCCTCTAATATTTAGCATTTCAGCAACCACAACTACtgtatataaaaattgaaaaattataaatttcaccTACTTGGAAAATCATTATGTATTTTATTAATTCCGATGGATGGACGAATTGCGCGTCTCCCTTGGGACATTGTCTGAAACAATCTGAATTtctattcaataaaaatgaaatccttatagaaaatatttctacGGCAATATTTAGAAATATGTGGCTCTTCTAGACAAAAAAGTGGCAGAGCACAGTGATCCACCTCCTTTTAtacttttcaattattcaattattctagggggtactgtagtgagTAATAGGGTAGAGTCATAAGGATAAATGAAGACTCGCAggctatttatttttgtgtcttctctgagaaaaatacacatttttggaCAATAACAATTAGGAGTCGCCATATTCTGTGatgtgaagttttttttacatcGAAAAAAGGATTTATACATATATGTAgagaaatattgttttcattaacaattcattgaaaaactaatttcggAAAAACAATGGAAATCAAGTGCAATGGAGAACACGGCAAAATTTACatcatgtttaaaaaacctttaaaaatcataCTGAAACTataagaaaattatgaaaaaatatttgctttaaAGAACAAATAAATTCCAATTGTATGTTTAAaggttaaaaataaaatacacaaGAGGATGATCAAGCGAATTCCCATTTGCTTTTGCTCTTATTCACGCCATGATGTCTATAACATCTCGTGCAATTTGCAACATGTTCGGGAGTGATGAACTTTCTCGCCGAGGCAGAATATTCCTTTTGGTTAATTGTGCTATGGTAATATTTCCCGAAAGACTCTTCTTCCACCAGAACAGCAATGTCAAGCAttcgatttattgatttatccTTAATTGTGAAATACATATCCATATATGGGCCTTCTGGTAGTCTTAGAAAATTTGCGCTTCTTCGCTCTTCTCGACTTTTCTCTTCAAGACGAAGCCATTTAACGGTTTGCCCATTTTCGATCcgaagatttttgaagaacttCACTGTTTGAGTTGTCTTTGGAACCGTTGGAAATAGATGGAGATCGATTTTGATGTATTTTGGCACATTTCTCCAAATAAGCGGTATTAAGTCAATAACATTTCTTTCCATTGAAGCAAGATTTACAAGACAGCTTGGTAatgaaatcttcaatttctcaGTGGGAAATAAACAGCTAGCATTATGGATTGTTACCGCACAATCTTCCTTTGATAACCATTCCGAATTTCTCATATTAATGTGAAGATGTGATAAATTCCAATTATTGACAGGTGCATGTTGAGCCTCGTGTAATCTAATTGCGCCAAAACGCCCGACTCGCAGTTCTACTGTTTTTGGGTTTAGTGCAGCCAGAAGTTCCATAGCAACATCGCGGGAAAATGAACTATTGAGTATGAGTATTAGATGGTCACATGTGAATGGCGGAATCAGATTTTGGAGATATGAAGCGTATTGTCTTCTTTTGTGTTGTTCGATCAATGagaacaatctgaaaaataattactttAATTTTATGGATTCATGTTTTAAATTCCCACCTGTCACAAATGATTAATTCCTTAAAATGTGGATCGAGCCGACTTCGTATCACCATATGCAATTGTAGTGGACCATATCTATTGCATTTATCTGCAATTTCGGTGCAACCTTCACATCCTTCTGGACAAATTGAACTCATTCCAATGAACTCTCGGATAGTATAACCTGGAAgaggaaataaaattaaagtacTTTATACGTATATTATCTAGTATGTATAAAAACTTACGACAATTTCCAATCAAGTCGTCCATAATAATTCTGTGAGTGTTCTGAAGATCCCAATGCTTTAGTTTATGGAGTTCCTTCACTTCAAAGTATTTTATCTTCACCctacatttgtttttcaaaaatctaggaAAATAGTATTAatataaagttgaaaaattttgcattcaCTTACCTTATTCTTTTATGAAACGAGCTCTCTTTGCAAAACTTCCCATTGATCGTAACTCCTTCATCATCTGGTTTCAAATGAACTTCTGGTACTCTTGCTTCAATAAGTATTTTCTCATGGGATTGTCGAAGTACGTTGATGCATTCTTTGTTGAAAGATCGATTGActagctggaaaattttagttgaacaaaacaaaatagaaATCCAAATTGAAAGTACTTACTCGaagatctggaaaattttcaaagggGTAGGTGTGTTTGATTATGTTATTGATAACAATATCAATACTGAATATTTTCTCCATTGGATCGGACATTGCTGCCTGTTTctgaattaaaagaaaaacatataGACTCTAGAAACatataaaacttcaaaaaaaaacataagaaaCACCTACTACAAGTTTTaccaaaataagaaaatgaaagaaaaaaaaagacaaacgAATCAGAACTGCCAAGAAGAAATAGGAAAGTATCAAAACTCGAACTATAGATTAAGTTATATAATTGCATTTTGCGCAGCCAGATATCCCGAAACTTACACAAAACTGAGGTCGGGAGGTGGAATATAAACGAAGGTTACACTTTAATCAGGGTTTGTGTTAAACTAAATGATTCACAGAATATCTCCAATCTTAATGAATTGCAAgtgaaatgttttgtatttCCAAGTTTCCATctcaaaaatgggaaaatagcATGAAATGTGTCCGAAACTGTTCgggaaataatttaaatctttattttaacttcaaaaatcataaaaaccGAGTTGCAAACGAATTATCACAAGTCGAAGTGCTATGCCAAGAGTTTAAATTCTCGTAAACTTTGTGAGGTACCAGTTTTCTTTTGTAACCCGCCAGCTTTTGACACAATTGGCAAAACCCGATGTTTCCCTCATTGGTATccacaattctgaaaatagaaagtATTCATATTTCAAGAACTCATTAATTACTTGA of Caenorhabditis elegans chromosome II contains these proteins:
- the ptp-10 gene encoding Tyrosine-protein phosphatase domain-containing protein (Partially confirmed by transcript evidence), with the protein product MSQGRRAIRPSIGINKIHNDFPMLPNDGSAHSKREIKYKFMYGTFVGFPSLGPKYNGCVFAWIEQEQSYWQMMYDNDIRMIVTISGTQGEDNFYFPTIPEDDGIYKCGKFIISCESRVNMMFYTKRVLRFKAPLLSSKSRIIVSYTFHLWMGQAPGTEYLTKLYDILFNDETFTFGSNPSSPFLVIQYNIPINHIITFTLLDILRKTINESVKDSYTIEHLFPKVMDESVTVKSQKRIFSYKYFENAAQSRPKICWSSIK
- the T05A7.11 gene encoding F-box domain-containing protein (Confirmed by transcript evidence) — its product is MSDPMEKIFSIDIVINNIIKHTYPFENFPDLRLVNRSFNKECINVLRQSHEKILIEARVPEVHLKPDDEGVTINGKFCKESSFHKRIRFLKNKCRVKIKYFEVKELHKLKHWDLQNTHRIIMDDLIGNCRYTIREFIGMSSICPEGCEGCTEIADKCNRYGPLQLHMVIRSRLDPHFKELIICDRLFSLIEQHKRRQYASYLQNLIPPFTCDHLILILNSSFSRDVAMELLAALNPKTVELRVGRFGAIRLHEAQHAPVNNWNLSHLHINMRNSEWLSKEDCAVTIHNASCLFPTEKLKISLPSCLVNLASMERNVIDLIPLIWRNVPKYIKIDLHLFPTVPKTTQTVKFFKNLRIENGQTVKWLRLEEKSREERRSANFLRLPEGPYMDMYFTIKDKSINRMLDIAVLVEEESFGKYYHSTINQKEYSASARKFITPEHVANCTRCYRHHGVNKSKSKWEFA
- the T05A7.13 gene encoding DUF38 domain-containing protein (Confirmed by transcript evidence) is translated as MKDTTELVEKVFHIGLIVNNIIQHTKSFDNFQELRLVNKLFNKGCIAALQKSHEKVTIEANEQNRFPFIFFNEDEIKMNKGVTVNKKYCTEHKFYEHLKFLKTLCNVRVKKLEVKKMNSLKHWDLTNAHKIIMEELIGDYKFLEICGRITEFIGMDCLCPRGCKHCTMIAEKCQKYGPLQFHMMTESRVNEKHFKELIISDKLLHFIADLSIEKMETSQSVLKYAHDFIPSFTCDHLILVLHKPKHRFFMRENSRIHTVPREILFEFLRKLKPISIELKFETISDDINLHLTHFNYHRGHFNDLDFYGLEREGFQDLNFSSLHINMTNVVKEEVEYGRIINCARLLFPTAKLKISSLGIFLQRKVILLT